One Micromonas commoda chromosome 5, complete sequence genomic window, TGCTCAAGTGATTTGGCTTGAAATCTACGTCAGTCCATCGCATGCATCATCACGCGCGGTATATCGCCAGCGTGGGGGTGTGTGATCCCCCGTCGATCGCTCTCCACGCGGTGCTCATCCCCATGGGCGCCCAATCCGGCCCTACACCCTTGTacacgccgaggccgtcggGGCCGTCTATCCACCAATTTTGGTCCGATTTGTTGAAGTAGATGTAGCTCGTGTCGGCGTCCTTCTTGAAccacgcgccgtcctcgccgccgccgttgagcTTCCGCCACGTGGCATCCACGTCCCACCCGTTATCCACGCACACGTCCCTGAATCCCTCCGGAATTTCTGACGCGGGTCTGCGCGTGTACGTCCCGGCCACGGCTGGCTCGACTTCGGAATACACGACGATTTTGGTGACCGGCTTGTCGGTCACGCGCTCCTCGTACTtctcgagcaccgcgaggacatccttcgcctcggcgtccatgGCGACATCGAAAGGAGGCCCGTGCGCGTCGGGttccgcgccgaacgcgagcaacgccgcggcgccgacggccagATTGTTGGACGCCATCCGGTCCAACGGGGTGTAGCCGTAAGTATCCATCGCCGCCAAATCGGCTCCGCGGGCGATGAGGAAGGCGGTGGCGTGCTGATTGGACCGCGACATCCCGCACGTGTGCAGAGGCGACGCCCCTccggtggcgacgtcgttGACGAGGTCGGggtgcgcgtcgaggagcttcgcgagcgtcgtatccgtctccgccgcgcccgacctCATCTCGGCGTGGAATCTGGATATAGCCTCCGAGATGGGCGTGTAACCTCCGCCGCTGTACACCGGCCCCGGCCGCGGGTTGTGGCCTTGGTACTGCCTCCCGATCACGACGctgccgtccgccgcgcgctgcaccGTGCCGCTGTAGATGCCCGCCCCGACGCTGTCCGCGTACGGGTCGaagccgtccgcgtcggtctTGCCAGGTGCGCCGTATTTTGCGGCCATCCCCGGCGCGTACGGGTCGTGCGTGATCTTCACTCCATCTTTGCGATAGTacgacgacggcatcgcggcgcggcaGGATGTTGACGCTCTGACTGGggacgcggcgtggacggcggaCGTGAACAGCAACAAGGTCCTCGGGCAGAGTCTCCACGACGATGCCATCGGATTTGTGACGTGGCGCCTCAGAAACGCCTGCTCacgaaggcgtcgacgctTTTCGGGACCTTCAGGTTGCTGTGCGCTAGTGCTACTGCTGTTACAAGTGCATTCTACgtatcgcgccgcgcgtcgtccgtctctcaatcttcgccgccctcgaaTCGGGATCCCCTCACTGCCCCTTAAAGTCCACATTCGCGGACATGATGATGCCGACTATGACCCCAAAGAGTCCCAGCGCGCTTCCGAAGATCTCAATGATGAGAATCTTGACAAAGAGCGCCGGGTTAGCGGCGTCAGCCAACGCGCACGCGCTTCCCACGATGCCGACGCATATTCCGCACGCCAAGTTGGCAAGTCCCACGGTCAGCCCGCACGCGAACGTGGCGTATCCACTGGTCATCACGCTCTGCGGGTAGGAGCCATCTGCGTTGCGAGGCACGTACTCGATTTTGGTCTGGAGGATGATCGCCATGATGACTCCGTAGATGGCGACCGCCTCGCAGAAGATGATGGATATGAGATTCTTGCTGGTGATGCGCGGAGTGGCGATCGCCCTGCCCGCCAGCGTGCTCCCCGTGATGAAAATACCCCTGgtacgacgcgaacgggacgagaggaggaggaggaggatgttAGTATTTTTTATGCGACCGCGGATCGGGATCTCTAGGGTTgaaggcgacgcggcgtgtGCGGTCGAAGGGGACGCACCACGCCGCTCCGAGGACGGACAGTCCTATGGCGCTCCCTATGCCAAACGCCGTGAACAGGTACGGGTTGATGTGGCGGAACAGGAACCCCAGGTACGCCCACTCCACCAGCTTGCGCGActccccgggcgcgacgggcgctaCGCGGGAGATGCCCAGGACGAACACGAGGATGGTGAAGACCCACAGGCCCAACACCagacgcgggagccgcgggtcGATGTTTAGCCCGCTCGcactcctcggcgtcggtctCGGCTGGCTCGTGGTTATCCccatggcgtcgacgagcgctcagcgacgccgcgccggtcgcacTGAGGATTACTTTCCCGTTCGCGCCAAGGCGAGAAATTTGACGGACATACATTGATACGTTACAGTCGAACATCTACCCTCCCCCTCGACGACTCAGTCGAGCACGTTCGCGATGAACTTCGCGAGCTGCTGCAGCTCCTCCTGGCACGCGCTGTGTCCCATTCCCTGGTACGTCTGGAAGTCCACTTTGGTCATACCGAGCGGGCCAGTCATAAGCTCCGAGCTCATGACGCCGTACTGGTATTGCAGCACCATGTCCGCGGTACCGTGCGCGAGGAAGACCGGCAGGTCCTTCGCGTGCGGGCTCATCGCGTCCGGGAAGTCTTCCCGCAGCGCGAGGTACGTGGACATccccacggcgccggcgagcctCTCCGGAAACCTGAGCGCCGTCTGCAacgcgatgacgccgccttggctgaacccgccgacgacgatgcgatCGGCGTTAACGCCCCCGTCGATCTCCGCCTTGATGAGTCCTTGGACGTAttcggtggacgcgagggtcTGAGCCCTGTCGTCCTTGATGTTGTCGATGGACAGGTCGTTGATGTCGTACCAGCCGGTCATGCGCATGCCCCCGTTAAGGGTGATTGGGATCGTGGGGGCTGTTGGAAAGATCCACTTGACGCCCTCGAAGGgcatggacgacgcgacgtccgcccAGCCGTGGCCGgtgtcgccgaggccgtggAGGAAGATGCAAACGGCCGtggtggcgccgccctcgggcgGGGGCACGACGATGGGTTTCGGGTACGTCACCGGCATGGCGTTCGatccgctcgccgcggaggacgacgacgcgatgatcagcggggtgagcgcgaggccgagggctcgtcgacgcgtcgcgtgtCCTCCCGCGGAAGGGGTCGGGCGGGACGCGTGGTGCGCGGGTTTGGGTCGGAGGTTGAGCGTCGAGACTCTGGACGCCAGGCGGTGCACAGCTCGAGCGGCCGCGGACATATGTCGTCAGCCTCGCGGGTCGAAGTGAGgagggacgtcgacggggaATCAATCGTCCGCGCATTGCGAGCCAACGAAGCTGCCAAGCGCGCGCTGTGCTGAAAAAAATTGCTCAATAAAACGAGGGTCGAGGCCTCTCGGCCGCTTCCAACGCCTCCCGCTCACGCCCCAACAGCGCGTTGGCCCTGAACACCATGTCCCGCAGCCGTCGCTGAACCTGCTGCTTCGGATCGTTCcacgccccgccccgctGAACCACCGGCAGCTTGGCCTCCTTCCCGCGCGCCTTTGCCGCCTTGATGTTagtctcctccttcttcgtcTCCTCCTTTGTCTCCTTCTTCGTCTCCACCAGGCCCAGGTCGACCGGCCCGCCGGCCCAGTTCCCCTCGTCCAGATCGTCGTACTTGTCTCCGAAGACGTCGTCCAGAAACGTGTACATATCCAGCGTCTCCTCCCGGCACTTGTCGTGCCCCAGTCCGGGGTAGAGGTAGTCCCACCGATTACGGAAGCCCAACTTGCTCAGCTTGGCGCGAGTGGCGAAGTAGTACTCCATCGGGAGCACCCGGTCGTCCTTGCCGTGCGCCTGGAAcagcggcgtccaccgctgGTGCGCGTTCATCTCCTCTGGGTAATCACCTCTCAGGGGCAGGTACGTTGACAgcgcgaggatgccgccgagTCGCTTCGGATATCgcagcgacgcggtgagcgcgacggcgccccctTGGCTGAAtcccccgacgacgatgcgccTCGGGTCGATGCCGTGCTCATTGACCTGCGCGTCGATGATGCTCTCGAtgtacctcgccgcggcgaggatgtgCGACCGGTCGTCCGTCAGGCTGCCGATGTTGAAGTCGTTCATGTCGTACCACGCGGGCTCGCGCTGCTTGGTCACGGTGACGTCGAGTTCGGGGGACCACGGGAAGATCCACTTGATGCCGGGGCGCCCGTACCACACGTTCGGGTCGTTCGCGAGCCACGTGTACTTATCGGGCGAGCCGCCCAGGCCGTGCACGAATATgaccacgccgtcgacgtcgccgtccttgGGGGCGATCtcgatcggcggcgcccgcgccgggaaaTGCGACGACCTGCCGATCCCCGCGGCTGCGGAGGTGCCGCTGCCGAAGTGTTCCGGATGatgccgcgccgcgtcgcacgcggtgaccgccgccagcaggagcgcggcgacgagccatCTCACCCTCAGCTCCATCGTGGCCGGTGAGGTGGCTCCCTCGCGAGATacacctcgcgcgccccgtgagccaggccgccgcggcgcgtctcgTGTGCCCAgaaacgccgcgcgcgcgagcggtggTTACGCGCGTCCCCGGTTGTTGAACGCGAGCATGAACAGTGTCCGGCCAGTCAGACTGTCGCGACCGACCTATTTTTGACATTTTTGTCAAGAAGCGAAGGCAGCCAACTCATCACAGCGCGCCGGCAGTTCCATCCATCGCAATCCATCGACCGGCGACTAAGTGTTTCGCGCGTTACTATTAAGGTCGCTACGCTACgctacgccgccgccatcccgtcgccccccgttCGCCGTCACCTGGGCCCGTTGTAATCGCCGTCGATCAGCCTTCCCACGAGCGGATACTTGTCCTCGAACTTTCTCACCCAGTCGTCGAGCACGGTAAGGTCCGCTTCGGTGGCGTCCGATACGTCCCCGCTGaggtcgtcgcgtcgcaggCTCatcttggcgagcgcgcgggagcaGTCGATGCCGGCGAAGTTGGCGTAGGCGCCCCCGGGGCCGTAGAAATCGCGCCCCCTGGTGACGTCGTAGACGCGACCCTTGGCTGCCAGGAGGATGGGGATGCCGAGGTCGGAGCCGTCGTGGCGTTTGAGCTGCGCGACGGTCATGTCGCCCTTCCGCATGGGCGCCGGGTACcactcctcgtcgcccatcgccgcgagatgcgcggccatcgcgccgggaTCCTCtccgcgggtctcgccgtgcgcgtgacgatggccaccgccgacgggaggtccgcgcccgcgtcgtcctttCCCGCCGGATCCCTCCTTCGAGCGTCGTCCGCGCttaccctcgcggcggccggtcgcgagcgcgactcccgcggcgatgacatATCCTAAGGTGACGAGCCAgctcttcgcggcgctccgcTTCGTctcggccatcgcgcgagCGACAAGTGACGCGGGTAACTTGTGGTGAATTAATCTAGGGATCTTTCGCCCGG contains:
- a CDS encoding predicted protein encodes the protein MAETKRSAAKSWLVTLGYVIAAGVALATGRREGKRGRRSKEGSGGKGRRGRGPPVGGGHRHAHGETRGEDPGAMAAHLAAMGDEEWYPAPMRKGDMTVAQLKRHDGSDLGIPILLAAKGRVYDVTRGRDFYGPGGAYANFAGIDCSRALAKMSLRRDDLSGDVSDATEADLTVLDDWVRKFEDKYPLVGRLIDGDYNGPR
- a CDS encoding H+-or Na+-translocating f-type, v-type and A-type ATPase superfamily (protons (vacuolar)), translated to MGITTSQPRPTPRSASGLNIDPRLPRLVLGLWVFTILVFVLGISRVAPVAPGESRKLVEWAYLGFLFRHINPYLFTAFGIGSAIGLSVLGAAWGIFITGSTLAGRAIATPRITSKNLISIIFCEAVAIYGVIMAIILQTKIEYVPRNADGSYPQSVMTSGYATFACGLTVGLANLACGICVGIVGSACALADAANPALFVKILIIEIFGSALGLFGVIVGIIMSANVDFKGQ
- a CDS encoding predicted protein, with the protein product MPVTYPKPIVVPPPEGGATTAVCIFLHGLGDTGHGWADVASSMPFEGVKWIFPTAPTIPITLNGGMRMTGWYDINDLSIDNIKDDRAQTLASTEYVQGLIKAEIDGGVNADRIVVGGFSQGGVIALQTALRFPERLAGAVGMSTYLALREDFPDAMSPHAKDLPVFLAHGTADMVLQYQYGVMSSELMTGPLGMTKVDFQTYQGMGHSACQEELQQLAKFIANVLD
- a CDS encoding hypothetical protein (Possesses an ANK repeat domain. Ankyrin repeats (ANK) are tandemly repeated modules of about 33 amino acids. They occur in a large number of functionally diverse proteins mainly from eukaryotes); amino-acid sequence: MASSWRLCPRTLLLFTSAVHAASPVRASTSCRAAMPSSYYRKDGVKITHDPYAPGMAAKYGAPGKTDADGFDPYADSVGAGIYSGTVQRAADGSVVIGRQYQGHNPRPGPVYSGGGYTPISEAISRFHAEMRSGAAETDTTLAKLLDAHPDLVNDVATGGASPLHTCGMSRSNQHATAFLIARGADLAAMDTYGYTPLDRMASNNLAVGAAALLAFGAEPDAHGPPFDVAMDAEAKDVLAVLEKYEERVTDKPVTKIVVYSEVEPAVAGTYTRRPASEIPEGFRDVCVDNGWDVDATWRKLNGGGEDGAWFKKDADTSYIYFNKSDQN
- a CDS encoding predicted protein gives rise to the protein MELRVRWLVAALLLAAVTACDAARHHPEHFGSGTSAAAGIGRSSHFPARAPPIEIAPKDGDVDGVVIFVHGLGGSPDKYTWLANDPNVWYGRPGIKWIFPWSPELDVTVTKQREPAWYDMNDFNIGSLTDDRSHILAAARYIESIIDAQVNEHGIDPRRIVVGGFSQGGAVALTASLRYPKRLGGILALSTYLPLRGDYPEEMNAHQRWTPLFQAHGKDDRVLPMEYYFATRAKLSKLGFRNRWDYLYPGLGHDKCREETLDMYTFLDDVFGDKYDDLDEGNWAGGPVDLGLVETKKETKEETKKEETNIKAAKARGKEAKLPVVQRGGAWNDPKQQVQRRLRDMVFRANALLGREREALEAAERPRPSFY